The Paraburkholderia agricolaris genome includes the window CGCGAGTGGCGATCTGCCGCCGCGGCCCGAATGCGCCGCGCATTGGCATCAAACCTTGCTCGCCCAGTTGCACGAGGTGCGGCTCACGTTGCTGATCGGTCAATACGCGCAGCGCTTTGGTCTCAGTGACGCGTTCGGGCCGACGCTCACCGACACGCTGCTGCGTTGGCGGGAATATGGTCCCAACCTGGTGCCGCTTCCGCACCCTTCGCCACGCAATATTGCCTGGTTCAAGCGCAATCCGTGGTTTGAGGCCGAGGTGTTGCCGACTTTGCAGACGCGCGTTGCCGCCGCGCTCAAAGCATGATTCGCTACACGCGGGCGAAATAAACGGAAACACACAATTAAGCGCCCGGCGGAATAAAACGGCACACTGGCACGTTAGCTTGATACGGCGGCGCGACCGGACCTGTCCCGGCATGGCCGAATTTTCAAATAGCTTTCGCTGAGAACCCCATTTGCAGACGGAACGACCCATGAATACCCACGCCGATGCCCTGACCGATTCGAACGGGACCTTGCAGTCGTCGCGCTATACCCGCACGGCGATGGCGCTGCACTGGCTGATCGCGCTGCTGATGATCGGCAATGTCGTACTCGGTCTGACCGCTGAATCGTGGCCTGACGACTGGGTGCGTCCGGTGGTCGATACCCATAAGTCGATCGGTATCACGGTGCTCGGCCTCGCGCTGATGCGTATTTTGTGGCGCGTGTCGCACAAGCCGCCGCCGTTGCCGCGCGAGTTTCCGTCATGGGAGAAGATCGCCGCGCATGCGGCTCACTTCCTGCTGTACCTGCTGATGATTGCGTTGCCGCTGTCCGGTTGGCTGCACGATTCCGCGTGGAAAGATGCGGCCACGCATCCGATGCGGCTGTTCAACCTGTTCCCGTGGCCGCGCATCGGCTATGTGATGCACCTCGACCCGGCGCTCAAGGAGACCTTGCACGACCGCTTCGGCGCTTTGCATACGTGGCTCGGCTATGCGCTGTATGCGCTGCTGGCCATGCATATCGGCGGCGCGTTGAAGCATCAATGGATCGATCGGAAGTCGGTTCTGAAGCGCATGGTGCCGTGAGCGCTATCACGCTGTCTTTACTCTAACAACCGCATCAACGACGGACTCAGCAGTCATTTTGAAGAAAACTCTGGAACAGGCGCTTGCCCTTGCCTCCCCGCGCATTCTGCCGCGTCCCAAGACGCTGCTGAGTTCGCTGATTCATCTCAGCGTTGTTGTGTTGTGGCTGCTGCTGTTCGCGCGCGCATTCTTTCTGCAAGGTGTGGTGGCGTGGTCGACCGGGATTGCGTACGTGGTGTACGACACGTTGCTGCTCGCGTTCGTCACGTGGAAAACATTGCCGCTGATGCGGCCTACGTTACCGCTCGAACCTGATGGACCTGATGTCGATCCGCACGCTCTGCCGAACATGGGCGTGATCGTCGCGTCGCACAACGAGGCGACGGTGTTGCCGGTGACGCTCGCGGCGTTGCTGCGCCAGACACACGGACCGGCGCAAATCGTGATTGCCGACGACGGCTCCACCGATGCGACACACGCGCTGCTCACCGAGCGCTTCGGCCTGGTCGCCGCACCCGAGGGCGTGCTGAGCGCGCCAAGTACGCTTTACTCCAATCTGTACTGGCTGCGCGTGCCGCACGGCGGCAAAGCGCGTGCGCTGAACGCCGCCATCATGGTCATGACTACCGACACCGTCATGACCGTCGACGCCGACACGCTGCTCGAGGACGACGCGACCTACGCGATGCGTGCCGCTTTCGCGAGCGAGCCGAAGCTGGTCGCGGCGGCCGGCATTCTGGTGCCGGTGTGCGGCAAATCGGTGTCGGGCCGTGTGTTCCAGTGGTTTC containing:
- a CDS encoding uracil-DNA glycosylase family protein; the protein is MTVKKAISLNRLLHDIRACTVCAPVLPHAPRPIVVASADSRILIIGQAPGARVHASGIPWSDASGARLRNWLGVSDETFYDASKFALVPMGFCFPGRGASGDLPPRPECAAHWHQTLLAQLHEVRLTLLIGQYAQRFGLSDAFGPTLTDTLLRWREYGPNLVPLPHPSPRNIAWFKRNPWFEAEVLPTLQTRVAAALKA
- a CDS encoding cytochrome b, which produces MNTHADALTDSNGTLQSSRYTRTAMALHWLIALLMIGNVVLGLTAESWPDDWVRPVVDTHKSIGITVLGLALMRILWRVSHKPPPLPREFPSWEKIAAHAAHFLLYLLMIALPLSGWLHDSAWKDAATHPMRLFNLFPWPRIGYVMHLDPALKETLHDRFGALHTWLGYALYALLAMHIGGALKHQWIDRKSVLKRMVP